In Numida meleagris isolate 19003 breed g44 Domestic line unplaced genomic scaffold, NumMel1.0 unplaced_Scaffold625, whole genome shotgun sequence, the following are encoded in one genomic region:
- the LOC110391909 gene encoding PHD finger protein 7-like, whose protein sequence is MMCDRKRKASDSEEPACVLCGQEDVDPDICGRTFELYGLLVHEFCLIFADIDFEDRPTLEGNVGLPFFTITRMAKQANHKQCCVCGERGAAITCAESGCERSFHLPCAADGECLTQFFGEHRSFCWEHRPRQAAGTAPAEDSTCVICQEMVGDRLSYHTLVCPACTQAWFHRVCIQRQALNTGTRHFQCPGCRDKTLFCTEMSTMGIQIPARPSRESNDADASLLWRLRCCSAIQCFHPEGREQTEEEGPWQLIRCSSCAAESTHRQCSYSSIRGNMWDCDICAGLGTATSSILLLSRCSTASQEGLGPSHSSQLPKLSSETSEPETEDKTIRSQFPDLQDTSKQRQAQRGSGHTPVPSAERSSHPSTRRGTSQSSREATAAARLRRRPRQRGTSRIRSRSPLQGRALSSQSRTRRPGGSRPTPAAAAHSRTPSTTRRVTRSSLRASLHSDSGGWPRQPGEARTRSHCSVARRATNVHSRP, encoded by the exons ATGATGTGCGACAGGAAGCGGAAGGCCTCCGACTCGGAGGAGCCAG CGTGCGTGCTGTGCGGCCAGGAAGATGTTGACCCGGACATCTGCGGACGCACATTTGAGCTGTATGGGTTATTGGTCCATGAGTTCTGCTTG aTTTTTGCCGACATTGACTTTGAAGACAGACCTACTCTGGAAGGAAATGTGGGCCTCCCCTTTTTTACCATCACACGCATGGCCAAGCAGGCAAACCACAAG CAATGCTGTGTTTGTGGCGAGAGGGGAGCTGCCATCACGTGCGCAGAGAGCGGCTGTGAACGAAGCTTCCATCTGCCCTGCGCTGCGGATGGGGAGTGCCTCACACAGTTCTTTGGAGAGCACAG gtccttctgctGGGAGCACCGCCCTCGACAGGCAGCAGGGACGGCGCCAGCAGAAGACAGCACCTGTGTCATCTGCCAGGAGATGGTGGGGGACAGATTGTCCTACCACACCCTGGTGTGCCCAGCGTGCACACAGGCCTGGTTCCACCGGGTCTGCATCCAG CGACAGGCCTTGAATACGGGCACTAGGCACTTCCAGTGCCCAGGTTGCCGAGACAAAACtctcttctgtactgaaatGTCCACGATGGGGATCCAAATCCCAGCCAG ACCATCACGGGAGAGCAATGATGCAGACGCATCGCTTCTATGGAGGCTCAGGTGCTGCAGTGCCATCCAGTGCTTTCACCCTGAGGGCAGAGAGCAGACAGAAGAAGAGGG GCCCTGGCAGCTGATCCGgtgcagctcctgtgctgcagagagcaccCACAGACAATGCTCCTACTCGAGCATCAGAGGGAACATGTGGGACTGCGACATCTGTGCTGGCCTGGGGACCG ccaccagcagcatcttgctgcTCTCCCggtgcagcactgccagccaggagGGCCTGGGGCCATCACACAGTTCCCAGCTGCCCAAACTCAGCAGCGAGACGAGTGAGCCGGAGACTGAAGACAAGACAATCCGCTCACAATTTCCTGACCTGCAAGATACATCAAAGCAGCGTCAAGCACAGCGTGGGAGCGGACATACACCAGTCCCAAGCGCTGAAAGGAGCTCCCACCCATCCACCAGACGGGGCACGTCACAGTCCTCCAGAGAGGCCACAGCGGCTGCACGCCTTAGAAGGCGCCCCAGGCAGCGGGGAACAAGCCGCATACGAAGCCGCTCCCCGCTGCAAGGTCGGGCCCTGAGTTCCCAGAGCCGGACCAGAAGACCTGGAGGCAGCAGGCCaacaccagctgcagctgctcacagcaggacCCCCAGCACAACCAGACGGGTGACACGGAGCTCGCTGAGGGCTTCCCTGCATTCAGACTCTGGGGGATGGCCTAGGCAGCCAGGGGAGGCCCGCACACGAAGCCATTGCTCAGTGGCACGTCGAGCCACAAATGTCCACAGCCGGCCCTGA